The nucleotide sequence CCGAGTTTTTTGGAATCGAGTGCCTTGGTCATATTATTTCTCCCCCAGATCAGGCACGGTCAGCCATCTTTTCGCCCAGCAGGCCGGACGGACGGAAAATCAGCACCAGGATCAGCACCATGAAGGCAAAGATGTCCTGGTAGTTGGAACCCAGGAAACCACCGGTCAGCTGGCCGATATAGCCGGCACCCAGGCTTTCGATGATGCCCAGTAGAATGCCACCCGCTACCGCACCACCCAGGTTGCCGATACCACCCAGCACTGCAGCGGTAAACGCCTTCAGGCCGATCATGAAGCCCATATAGTAGTGAGCTTGCGAGTAGTTGGTCGCGACCATCACACCGGCAATCGCACCCAGGCCGGAACCCAGCATGAACGTGGCGGAGATGATGGTGTTGACATTGACACCCATCAGGCCGGCCACAGTCGGGTTCTGGCTGGTTGCACGCATGGCACGGCCCAGCTTGGTTTTTTCAACCATCACCAGCAAGCCAGTCATCAGCACCACGCACAGCACCACGATCATGACCTGCAGCTTGGTAATGCTGGCACCCATGATGCTGACAGTATCGGAGTTGAGCAGGTCAGGGAAAGGAATGTAGTTGCGGCCCCAGATCAGGATAGCCACCTGCTGCAGCGTGATGGACAGGCCGATCGCGGTAATCAGCGGGGCCAGTCGTTGTGCGCCACGCAGCGGACGGTAGGCCACCCGCTCAATGACGAAGCCCAGCAGGGCACATGCCGGAATGGCCACCAGCGTACCGATCAGTACGATGGCCCAGCCCGGCAGGTCTACACCGGAATGCGTCAGCGTAGAGACAACGGTAATACATACCATGGCACCGAACATCACGACTTCGCCATGGGCGAAGTTGATGAGCCCCATGATCCCGTACACCATGGTGTAACCCAGCGCGATCAGCGCATAGATACTACCAAGTACCAGACCATTGAGGATCTGTTGGATAAAAATGTCCACGTGGGAGATCTCCTTTGATTAAACGACCCAGCAGCTTGTAGGGCTTACCCTCTTCTTATGCCACCTGTAGTTGTATAGCCTGTCGTATTGAACCATTTTTCTGGTTTCTGTCTGACAGCCGCACGGATTATGCGTGTGGATTCAATCGACTGTCAATCTTAAAAACCGGCAAAAAACGGCTAAAAAGCAAATCATTTAAAAACTTTGCATGTTATTGATTTTATTTAGTTTTTTCAGGCAATAACGCTGCGCCGCAACAAGATAAAATTGGATATCTTCGCTACGCCGTGCCACACCTGCCCAAGCATGCATTTTCACATTTTTGACATGTTTCCCCTTGATATTCTTCGTTTTCGAAAAGATATGTTCATTCACATTCCAAAGTGAACATAGAATTTTCGCAGTCATTCGAATGTATACAATCTTCGGGATACAATCCAAAGCATTACACTAAGGCATAGCTGGCGAGAAAATTCTCATGGCTGCGCACGTATCCTGATGAATCAAACCCGATAAAACTCACTCTACGTCCCCCTAGAGCAAAAGTCGGGCCAGATTTTTACGCTGAAAAAGCCCCGCCCTGCCCCATAATGCGGCAGAAATCTCCCAAACGCCCCAAAAAGAATCCTGCTGGCACCGCCACTGCCAGCTGGCCGCTACCCAGCACAGCTGCCTCTGCCACCATGAATAAAACCACCCGCAGGTGGCTTTATTCATCAATCAGCTGGCGACAAGTCGGCCACCCTGCCTGCTAAACCAGCTGGAAGGGATAGACCGAACCCAGACGCAAAATCTGCGTCAGCTCGTCCAGCGCAGCGCGGCACTCGTTCAGCAAGGATGGATCAGCCAGGTCATCCCCGCTCAGGCGGTCACGATAATGCCGTTCTACCCAGTCATTCAAGGTCAGGAACAGCGGCTCGCTCATCATCACACCCTGGTTGACGGCCGCAATTTCGCTGCTGGACAAGGCCACACGCAAGCGCAGGCAGGCCGGTCCGCCGCCATTCTGCATGGACTGCTTCAGATCGAAGACGCGGATTTCATTGATCGGGCCGCCGCTCGCTATCATCTTTTGCAGATAGCTCCATACGCGCTCGACATTGCGGCACTCTTCCGGCACCACGATGATCATGCTGCCATCGGCCTTGGACAGCAGCTGACTGTTGAACAGATAGCTCTTCACCGCCTCGGTCACGCTCACTTCGGCATCCGGCACTTCCACCGAGACAAACTTCCCCCCCACGGCAGCCAGCTTGCGCGACAGCTCTTCCAGCACGCGCGGCTGGTCGAGGAAGGACTTCTCGTGGTGGAACAGCACATTGCGGTTACCCACCGAGATCACATCGTTATGGAAGACGCCGGCATCGATGGTGGCCGGGTCTTGCTGGGCATATACCACGCCGGATTCGGACAGGCCATGCAGCCGGGCCACCGCCTGGCAGGCTTCCAGCGTCTGCCGCGCCGGGAAGCGCTGCGGTGCCGGATAGCGGCCATCAAAGGCTGCCGCGCCGAACACGAAGAACTCCACCCCGGCAGCATCATATTCCGCACAGAAGCGGGTATGGTTGGCTGCGCCTTCGTCGCCAAAGTGCATTTGCGCGGGTAGCGCTTCGTGCACCATGAAGTGCTGCTCATCGGCAAACATGGCCGACAGCAGACGACGGGTGGTGGGATGCTCGATGGAACGATGGAACTTGTTGTTCAGATTGGCCGGGGTAAAGTGCACGCGCCGGTCGGCGGTATCACCGGACGGGCTGACCGTGGCAGCATTGGCCGTCCACATGCAGGAGGCCGACGAGGCTGCCGCCAGAATGGCCGGTGCTTCCTTGGCCGCCCGTGCCACGACTTCACCATCGCTACCGGAGAAACCCAGCCGGCGCAGGCTGGCCACATCCGGCCGCTCATGCGGGGCGAGCACACCCTGCTTGAAGCCCAGATCATGCAGCGCCTTCATCTTGGCCAGGCCCTGCTTGGCCGCCAGCCGGGGGTTGGACTGCGCCTTGGTATTACTGGTGGAGGCTACATTGCCGAAGGACAGGCCGCTGTAGTTGTGGGTCGGGCCAACCAGGCCGTCAAAATTCACTTCATAGGCGTTCACAGTGTAATCCCCGGAGAAAGTTGAGCAGGCACGGTCAGGCTGTCGCACTCCAGCGAAGCAACCGGGTAGGCACAATAATCGGCGGCGTAATAGGCGCTGGGACGATGATTACCGGAAGCACCGATACCACCGAACGGCGCGGCACTGGAAGCACCGGTCAAGGGCTTGTTCCAGTTGACTACACCGGCACGGCTTTCCAGCAGATAGCGCTCGTACAGCGCACGGCTGTCAGACAGCACACCGCCGGCCAGACCAAAACGGGTGTCATTGGCGATGGCGATGGCCTGGTCAAAATCCGCGTAACGGATAACTTGCAGCAGCGGGCCGAAGAATTCCTCATCCGGCCGTGCCACGGCCGTGGTATCGATGATGCCGGGCGACAGGATGGCGGCATCCGGCGTCAGGAGACGCATTTCCAGCAGGCTGATGCCACCGCTGGCCAGCATGGTGGCCTGGGCCTTGAGCAGGGCTTCGGCAGCGGCATTGGAAATCACCGCCCCCATGAAGGGAGCCGGTTGCTCGTCATACTTGCCCACCTTGAGCTTGGCCGTCACTTCTACCAGCCGTGCCAGCAGTGCATCGCCCCAGGCACCTTGCGGCACCAGCAGGCGGCGTGCACAAGTACAGCGCTGTCCGGCGGAGACAAAAGCTGACTGGACAATGTGGTGCACGGCGGCATCGACATCGGCCACGTCTTCCACGATCAGCGGATTGTTGCCGCCCATTTCCAGCGCAACGATCTTGTCCGGCTGACCCCCAAAATTACGGTGCAACAACTCGCCAGTTGCCGAGCTGCCGGTAAAGAACAGGCCATCAATGCCCGGATGGCCAGCCAGTGCGATGCCGGTTTCGCGTGCGCCCTGCAGCAGCGCAACCACGCCGGCCGGCAACCCTGCCTCAGCCCACAGGCGTACGGTTTCCTGCGCCGTCCACGGCGTCAGTTCCGATGGTTTGAACAGCACACAGTTGCCTGCCAGCAAGGCCGGAACAATGTGACCATTCGGCAGATGGCCGGGGAAATTATACGGGCCAAACACGGCGACCACGCCATGCGGCTTGTGGCGCAGCACCGCCTGGGCATCGCCCATGGCGGCGGCGCGCTCGCCGGTGCGCTCTTGGTAAGACTTCACCGAGATTTCCACCTTGTTGACCATGGTGGTGACTTCGGTCAGCGCTTCCCACAGCGGCTTGCCGGTTTCCTTGGCAATAATGGTGGCCAGCGCATCCTTGTTGGCCGTCAGCAGTTCGCCAAAACGACGGGCGATGGCGATACGTTCATCCAGTGCAGTACGTGCCCAGCCCTTGAATGCCTGACGCGCCGCACTGACTGCAGATTCCACCTGTGCCGCACTGGCACCCTGCCCTTGCCAGATCACTTCGGCGGTGGCCGGATTGGTCTTGCTCAGGGTTTCGCCGGCACCGGCCAGCCATTGTCCATTGATAAACAGGGTGCTCATACAGTCTCCTTGGGCGACAGCGCCACTACGCGCACATGCTCGCCTTCCTGCACGTTCAGGGCCTGCGCCTGTTCCGGTGTCAGGAAGAATTCATGGGTGGGTGCCGGAGCTTCGGCCAGAATGACCCGGAAGCCGGTCAGCGATGCATTCGACACCAGATAATGACAACGCTCGCCCGCCGGCAGCGGGTCAGCCAGCTTCACCGCCAGGGTGCGGCTTTCCTTCACCGCGCGGATTTCACTGGTATAGGCCTGCACGGTAGGACCGGCATCAAAAATGTCGACATAGCCTTCGTAGCGGAAACCTTCCGACTCCAGCATGGCGACCGCCGGACGGGTGTTGTCGTGGGTCTTGCCGATGACGGCCTGGGCATCTGCCGGCAGAAAATCCACATACACCGGATGCTTGGGCATCAGTTCGGCGACAAAGGCTTTCTGGCCAACACCGGTCAGGTAATCCGCTTCGGCAAAATCGATGGAGAAGAAGTGCCGCCCCAACCCTTCCCAGAAGGGCGAACGGCCTTCGGCGTCGGATACGCCGCGCATCTCCGCCACCACGGTTTTGCCGAACAGCTGCGGGAATTGCGCCAGAAACAGAAAGCGGCTCTTGGACAGCAGGCCGCCGTTGCGGTTGGCGCGGAAGTCCGGATGCAGGAACAAGGTGCACAGCTCGGAGTAACCGGTGTGGTCGTTGGACAGGAACAGGGTTTCGTGGCGCGAATACACCCCCAGCTCGTCCGAGGCATGCACAATGGTGCCCACGCGGTAGTTGTACCAGGGCTCTTTCAGGCCGACGGCAGCCTCCAGTGCGCAGATGCCGCCAACCTGGCCGGTCTCGCTGTCTTCCAGTACGAACACATAGCCCTGATCGGCACGATCCAGCTCGCCAGCAAAGGACAACACCGAACGGCTGATGCGGCGCGACAGCCGCTCTTCATTCACCGGCAGCGAAGTCAGACCCACACCGGCGCTGCGCGCCAGATTCATCAGACCAGCCAGATCGCCATGGGCGATGGGACGGATAATCATCATGCTGCTTCTCCTCAGCCTTGCTGCAAACCGACGACGCGCACAGTGTCACCACTGCCCACACCCAGGGCCTGGGCCGCGTCGGGGTTGATGAAGGCCACGCCATCGACCACCGCCACCCGTATGGCTGCGGCGGCAAAGTCGCCTACCTGTTGATTGCATACCAGATGCACGCTGGCCTGGGCCGGCAGGCTGGCCGCCACCTCGACCGGATAGCAGCGATTGCGCTCCAGTGTCTGCAGGCGATCCAGCTCGGCAGTCAGCACGGCACCCCCATCGAAGATGTCGATGTAGTTGTCGGCCTCGAAACCCTCCGTGGTCAGCAACTGACAGGGCCGCTCGAAATTGGCATGAATCTGGCCGATGGCGTTTTGCGCATCATCCGGCAACAAGGGTACATAGATGGGGTAGCTGGGCATCAGCTCGGCAATGAAGGTCTTGCTGTGGCCGACAAAAGCCTGCTCCACCTGCAGGAAATCCATATTGAAGAAGCGACGGCCAATGGCGTTCCAGAATGGCGACTGACCGGCATCGTCGTGAATGCCCTGCATCTCGGCAATGATGCGCCGGCCAAAGCGCGCCCGTGCCGTGGCAACAAACAGCAGGCGGGCCCGCGACAGCAATTCGGCCGCAATGGGCTCCAGTGCAGCATCGGCATAAAAGCCACATAGCTGCACCATGCCGGTGAGGTCGTGGCAGATGTTCAGCACATGCACGCGGTTGTTCACCTTCAAGGTGCGCGAGGCATGGACGAAGGTTTCGCTGCGGTAGCTGTAAAAGGGCTCGTCAAAGCCGGCACAGGCGCTGATGGAGGCGGTGCCGACCACTTCGCCGGCCGACTCCAGCACGAACATATAATATTCGCTGCCGGTTTCGGCGGTGGCTTCAAACTCGAAGGACGACGCAGACTTCTGGATGCGTTCGAACAGCTTGTCGCGGTTATTGGGCAAGCTGGTCACACCGATACCACTGGCAACGGCCAGGCGTTCGATGGCCGGCAGATCGGCAGTGCGGACGGGGCGCACGATAAACATGGGAACCTCCCTCTGGGGGAAAGCCGCTACGCCGTAGCACAGGCGCAGCCGTACCCGCAGCCCCGGAAAAACCCGGGCTGCGGTATCTCTTGCTGGGGAAAACGGGCTTACTTGGCGGCGACGAGTTCAGCCACAGCAGCATCAAAGCGCTGCAGGGCTTCATCGATATCGCGCTCTTCCACCACCAACGACGGTGCCAGACGCACAACATTCAAACCAGCAACCAGCAGCAGCAGTTGATGCTTGCTGGCGGCGTTGACAAAGTCCTTGGCGCGGCCAGCATATTCATCAGTCAGCACGCAGCCAAGCAGCAGGCCCATGCCACGTACTTCCTTGAACACCTGATACTTGGCATTGATGGCATTCAGGCCATCACGCAGACGCTGGCTCTTGGCGCGTACGCCGTCCAGCACTTGCGGGGTGTTGACGATTTCGATGACCTTGAGCGCAACGGCAGCGGCCAGCGGGTTGCCGCCATAAGTCGTACCGTGGGTGCCCACGGAGAAGCTCTTGGCAATTTTATCGGTAGTCAGCATCGCACCCACCGGGAAACCGCCGCCTAGCGACTTGGCGCTGGACAGGATGTCCGGGGTCACACCGTATTCCTGATAGGCATACAGCGAGCCACTGCGGCCGACGCCGGTTTGCACTTCATCAAAAATCAGCAGGGCATTGTGCTGGTCGCACAGTTCGCGCGCAGCTTGCAGGAAAGCCTTGTCGGCCGGCAATACACCGCCCTCGCCCTGCACCGGTTCAATGACCACGGCGCAGGTCTTGTCGTTGATGGCTGCCTTGAGCGAATCGATATTATTGAATTCGAAGTGGCTGATGCCGGCCGGCACCGGGGCAAAGCCCTCGGTGTACTTGGGCTGGCCACCCACGCTTACCGTGAACAGGGTACGGCCGTGGAAGGAGTTCTTGCAGGAAATGATTTCATTCTTTTCCGGGCCGAAATGGTCGGCGGCGTACTTGCGCGCCAGCTTGAAGCAGGCTTCGTTGGCTTCGGCACCAGAGTTACAGAAGAAGGCACGGTCGGCAAAGGTGGCGGCAGTCAGTGCCTGTGCCAGTTTCAGCACCGGCTCGTTGGTGAACACATTGGACACATGCCACAGCTTGCCGGCCTGTTCGGTCAGCGCAGCCACCAACTCAGGGTGGCAATGGCCCAGCGAATTCACGGCGATACCACCGGCCAGATCAATGAATTCGCGACCATCCTGATCCCAGACGCGGGAGCCCAGGCCCTTGACCGGAATAAAAGCCGCCGGGCCGTAGTTGGGTACCATGACCTGGTCGAAATCAGCGCGGGTGATCGAATTGCTCATCTTTATAGTTCCCTTCCTGCAGAGTCCTCCGCTCCTGCCTGTGGTCCTGGGCAGAAAACGGCATTGTTATGATTTAATACGCTTGAAATGATTCTAATCGAATCACCAAGCCAACCCATATCCGGTTTGCGACATCAGCTTATAAAATTACTTGACCTATCTCAAAGCAGCCAAATCAGCACAATCCACATTTTTTTCAATCACTTGCAGCACATTCCACCGCTAGCGACCCGGCATTCCGGTCCGATAAGTCAATTTATCTGACCAACACTGCCGCAATGGCGACATGCAACAACAGCTTGCCGGCCAGCACTCCCCCGCCATGACCACCGCTACACAAGCAGCAAAAACCATCATGCCGGTACGCTACAGGCGTAAGAAAGCCCGCATTGCTGCGGGCTTTCTTGTTTCCGGCAAAGCGGAATTACTGCTGGGTTTTCAGACCAAAGGAGTCGGCGGTTTCGCGCGCTACCTTGGATTCATCTTCCAGCAGGGCCTTGATGGACAGGCGGATACGGCCACGATCATCCATTTCGATGGCCTTGACCTTAACGATCTGACCTTCCTTCAGATAGTCGGACACATTCTTGATGCGCTCGTTGGCGATCTGCGAAATGTGAACCAGACCATCTTTGCCCGGCAGGATGGAAACGATGGCGCCAACGTTGTTGTCGAGAATCTTCACCACGGTGCCTTCGTAGATCTTGCCTACTTCGACTTCAACGGTGATTTCCTCGATGCGCTTCTTGGCAGCTTCGGCACCTTCGCCGGAGATGGAAGCGATGGTGATGGTGCCATCTTCATCGATGTTGATCTCGGTACCGGTGTCCTTGGTGATGGAGCGGATGGTTTCACCACCCTTGCCGATCACTTCACGGATTTTCTCCGGGTTGATCTTCATCACGTACAGACGCGGAGCGTGGGCGGACAGCTCTTGCGGGCCATCCACGGCTTCCTTCATCAGACCCAGGATATGCTCACGGCCTTCCTTGGCCTGAGCCAGGGCAACCTGCATGATTTCCTTGGTGATGCCCTGGATCTTGATGTCCATCTGCAGCGCGGTGATGCCTTCGGCAGTACCGGCCACCTTGAAGTCCATGTCGCCCAGGTGATCTTCATCACCCAGGATATCGGTCAGCACGGCAAAGCGGTTGCCTTCCAGGATCAGACCCATGGCGATACCAGCCACATGCGCCTTCAGCGGCACACCGGCGGACAGCAGCGACAGGCAGCCACCGCAAACCGAAGCCATGGAGGACGAACCGTTGGACTCGGTGATTTCCGATACCACGCGCATGGAGTAACCGAATTCGGTTTCCGGCGGCAGTACGGCGATCAGCGCGCGCTTGGCCAGACGACCGTGGCCGATTTCACGACGCTTCGGCGGGCCCATGCGGCCGGCTTCACCGGTGGAGTACGGCGGGAAGTTGTAATGCAGCATGAAGCGTTCGGTATACTCACCGGCCAGCGCGTCGATGATTTGCTCATCTTGCTTGGTGCCCAGCGTGGTCACCACCAGACCCTGGGTTTCGCCACGGGTAAACAGGGCGGAACCATGGGTACGCGGCAGGACATTGCTGCGAATGCTGATCGGACGCACGGTGCGGGTGTCGCGACCGTCGATGCGCGGTTCGCCGGCCAGAATCTGGCCACGCACGATTTCCGCTTCCAGACCCTTGAAGATACCCTTGATCTCGTTAGCCTTCAGGGTGTCGGTTTCTTCATTGATCAGCGCAGCCTTGACGTCGCCCCAGGCTTCGTTGATGGCCACGGTACGGGCTTGCTTCTGACGCAGGCGGAAGGCTTCGGCCAGTTTGGCACCGGCAATGCCGCGCACCTGGGCGATCAGCTCTTCGTTCTGTACCGGAGCGGCCCAGTCAAACATCACCGGGTTCACTTCGTCAGCCAGTTCGTTGATGGCCTTGATGGCGGACTGCATTTGTTCGTGACCGAACACTACAGCACCCAGCATCACGGCTTCGGACAGTTCCTTGGCTTCGGATTCCACCATCAGCACGGCACGTTCGGTACCGGCAACCACCAGATCCATGGCGGAAGTCGCCAGTTCGGTCTTGGTCGGGTTGAGGATGTACTCACCGTTGGCGTAACCCACGCGGGCGGCACCGATCGGGCCAGCAAACGGCAGGCCGGAGATGGCCAGCGCGGCGGAAGCACCAATCATGGCCGGGATGTCGGAATCCACTTCCGGGTTCAGCGACAGCACGGTGGCCACGATCTGCACGTCGTGATAGAAGCCTTCCGGGAACAGCGGGCGGATCGGACGGTCGATCAGGCGGCTGGTCAGCACTTCCTTCTCGGACTGCTTGCCTTCGCGCTTGAAGAAGCCACCCGGGATCTTGCCGGCAGCGTAGGTACGCTCCAGGTAGTCAACGGTCAGCGGGAAGAAGTCCTGGCCCGGCTTGATATTTTTGCCGCCAACAACGGCTACCAGCACCACGGTTTCATCAACGGATACAATAACGGAGCCGGAAGCCTGACGCGCTACTTCGCCGGTTTCCAGGGTAACGGTCTGGTTACCATACTGAAACGATTTGGTAATTTTATTGAACACAGGGCATCCCTTAGTCAAAATATGTTTTTTCAAGCTGAAAACACAACGGGAACCCCTAAAAATTCAGACCGACCGCGATCAAAATTTCTAGAGGCTCCCCCCGTTGTCACAGTAATACAGCGTGCTTGAAGGCCAGCGTGAAAAAGTCGCAGACTTGCTGCGACTTTTTCAAACCTGAACCAATTACTTGCGCAGACCCAGACGGGCAATCACGGCGCGGTAGCTGTCAGCATCGGTGCGCTTGAGGTAGTCAAGCAGACGACGACGACGGCTAACCATTTTCAACAGACCACGACGGCTGTGGTGATCCTTGGTGTTGGCCTTGAAGTGCGGGGTCAGATCGTTGATACGAGCGGTCAGCAGTGCGATTTGCACTTCGGACGAACCGGTATCGCCTTCCTTGTGTTGGAAGTTTTTAACGATTTCTGCTTTTTGGGTGGCGGTCATTGCCATTTTGGGTAACTCCAAATCAGGTAAGGATCTTGCGATCCGACAAGTGCAGCGAGCCGGTTGCCCAACCCATCCGCACTTCGCTAGCAGGCTGCCTGTTTGACAGCCAGCAGTCTGATCGGGTGCAGCATGTCATCATCACGCACCTCGGCCAGACCAAGAAATTCCGCATTTACATCGCTGTAAACCCGGAAGCGCGTCATTTTCTCACAGTTGCTGGCAAAACGCACGGCCTGTCCATGAATAAAACGCCCGACCATGGCTTCATCCAGCGTGGTGGCAGGAAAATGTTGCACCAACACATCGGCAGGCAGCAGCAAAGCCTCGCGCCCGGCCATGTCCAGCGCTTCGACTGCCACCAGGGTGTGCGCCTCGGACAGCTGAAAGCCACCGGTGGTGGTGCGGCGCAAACCGGTCAGGTGGGCAGCACAACCCAGTGCCAGCGCAATGTCTTCTGCCAGGGTACGTATATAAGTGCCCTTGCTGCACAAAACATCGATCACCGCCTCGACACCGTCAAAGCTGATCAGCTTGAGCGAGTGGATGGTGATGCGGCGCGGCTCGCGATGGATTTCAATGCCTTCGCGGGCATATTCATACAGCGGTTTGCCCTGGTGCTTGAGCGCCGAATACATCGGCGGCACCTGGCTGATCTCGCCGACAAACTGCTGCATCACCTGCAGCAGGCCTGCCTCATCAAAGGCAATCGGACATTCACGAATGACATCGCCTTCGATGTCACCGGTCGTGGTGGCCGCACCAAAGCGCACCGTGGCGCGGTAACCCTTGTCCGCATCCAGCAGATAGGAGGAAAACTTGGTCGCCTCCCCCAGGCACATCGGCAACAGGCCAGTGGCCAGCGGGTCCAGCACGCCGGTATGACCGGCCTTGGCCGCATTGAGCAACCAGCGCGCCTTTTGCAGCGCATTATTGCTGGAGATATCGTAAGGCTTGTCGATCAGCAGCACGCCATCAATCTGGCGGCGGTTGCTGCGCGGCTTGCTCATTCCTCGCTACCTTCCTGCTCTTGTGTAGCCGTTGCGCTCTCGCCTTCACCTGCACTAAATTTCTCGGCATCTTCACGCGCCACCTGATTGATCAGGCTGGTCATGTGCATGCCGCGCGATACCGACTCGTCGTAGACAAAGTGCAGTTGCGGCGTGGTGAACATCTTGATGCTGCGACCCAGCTCGGAGCGCAGGAAACCGGCGGAGTGATCCAGCGCTTCCTGGCTGACTTCGCGGG is from Aquitalea aquatilis and encodes:
- a CDS encoding branched-chain amino acid ABC transporter permease; the encoded protein is MDIFIQQILNGLVLGSIYALIALGYTMVYGIMGLINFAHGEVVMFGAMVCITVVSTLTHSGVDLPGWAIVLIGTLVAIPACALLGFVIERVAYRPLRGAQRLAPLITAIGLSITLQQVAILIWGRNYIPFPDLLNSDTVSIMGASITKLQVMIVVLCVVLMTGLLVMVEKTKLGRAMRATSQNPTVAGLMGVNVNTIISATFMLGSGLGAIAGVMVATNYSQAHYYMGFMIGLKAFTAAVLGGIGNLGGAVAGGILLGIIESLGAGYIGQLTGGFLGSNYQDIFAFMVLILVLIFRPSGLLGEKMADRA
- the astB gene encoding N-succinylarginine dihydrolase; translation: MNAYEVNFDGLVGPTHNYSGLSFGNVASTSNTKAQSNPRLAAKQGLAKMKALHDLGFKQGVLAPHERPDVASLRRLGFSGSDGEVVARAAKEAPAILAAASSASCMWTANAATVSPSGDTADRRVHFTPANLNNKFHRSIEHPTTRRLLSAMFADEQHFMVHEALPAQMHFGDEGAANHTRFCAEYDAAGVEFFVFGAAAFDGRYPAPQRFPARQTLEACQAVARLHGLSESGVVYAQQDPATIDAGVFHNDVISVGNRNVLFHHEKSFLDQPRVLEELSRKLAAVGGKFVSVEVPDAEVSVTEAVKSYLFNSQLLSKADGSMIIVVPEECRNVERVWSYLQKMIASGGPINEIRVFDLKQSMQNGGGPACLRLRVALSSSEIAAVNQGVMMSEPLFLTLNDWVERHYRDRLSGDDLADPSLLNECRAALDELTQILRLGSVYPFQLV
- the astD gene encoding succinylglutamate-semialdehyde dehydrogenase, with the translated sequence MSTLFINGQWLAGAGETLSKTNPATAEVIWQGQGASAAQVESAVSAARQAFKGWARTALDERIAIARRFGELLTANKDALATIIAKETGKPLWEALTEVTTMVNKVEISVKSYQERTGERAAAMGDAQAVLRHKPHGVVAVFGPYNFPGHLPNGHIVPALLAGNCVLFKPSELTPWTAQETVRLWAEAGLPAGVVALLQGARETGIALAGHPGIDGLFFTGSSATGELLHRNFGGQPDKIVALEMGGNNPLIVEDVADVDAAVHHIVQSAFVSAGQRCTCARRLLVPQGAWGDALLARLVEVTAKLKVGKYDEQPAPFMGAVISNAAAEALLKAQATMLASGGISLLEMRLLTPDAAILSPGIIDTTAVARPDEEFFGPLLQVIRYADFDQAIAIANDTRFGLAGGVLSDSRALYERYLLESRAGVVNWNKPLTGASSAAPFGGIGASGNHRPSAYYAADYCAYPVASLECDSLTVPAQLSPGITL
- the astA gene encoding arginine N-succinyltransferase, producing MMIIRPIAHGDLAGLMNLARSAGVGLTSLPVNEERLSRRISRSVLSFAGELDRADQGYVFVLEDSETGQVGGICALEAAVGLKEPWYNYRVGTIVHASDELGVYSRHETLFLSNDHTGYSELCTLFLHPDFRANRNGGLLSKSRFLFLAQFPQLFGKTVVAEMRGVSDAEGRSPFWEGLGRHFFSIDFAEADYLTGVGQKAFVAELMPKHPVYVDFLPADAQAVIGKTHDNTRPAVAMLESEGFRYEGYVDIFDAGPTVQAYTSEIRAVKESRTLAVKLADPLPAGERCHYLVSNASLTGFRVILAEAPAPTHEFFLTPEQAQALNVQEGEHVRVVALSPKETV
- the aruF gene encoding arginine/ornithine succinyltransferase subunit alpha: MFIVRPVRTADLPAIERLAVASGIGVTSLPNNRDKLFERIQKSASSFEFEATAETGSEYYMFVLESAGEVVGTASISACAGFDEPFYSYRSETFVHASRTLKVNNRVHVLNICHDLTGMVQLCGFYADAALEPIAAELLSRARLLFVATARARFGRRIIAEMQGIHDDAGQSPFWNAIGRRFFNMDFLQVEQAFVGHSKTFIAELMPSYPIYVPLLPDDAQNAIGQIHANFERPCQLLTTEGFEADNYIDIFDGGAVLTAELDRLQTLERNRCYPVEVAASLPAQASVHLVCNQQVGDFAAAAIRVAVVDGVAFINPDAAQALGVGSGDTVRVVGLQQG
- a CDS encoding aspartate aminotransferase family protein produces the protein MSNSITRADFDQVMVPNYGPAAFIPVKGLGSRVWDQDGREFIDLAGGIAVNSLGHCHPELVAALTEQAGKLWHVSNVFTNEPVLKLAQALTAATFADRAFFCNSGAEANEACFKLARKYAADHFGPEKNEIISCKNSFHGRTLFTVSVGGQPKYTEGFAPVPAGISHFEFNNIDSLKAAINDKTCAVVIEPVQGEGGVLPADKAFLQAARELCDQHNALLIFDEVQTGVGRSGSLYAYQEYGVTPDILSSAKSLGGGFPVGAMLTTDKIAKSFSVGTHGTTYGGNPLAAAVALKVIEIVNTPQVLDGVRAKSQRLRDGLNAINAKYQVFKEVRGMGLLLGCVLTDEYAGRAKDFVNAASKHQLLLLVAGLNVVRLAPSLVVEERDIDEALQRFDAAVAELVAAK
- the pnp gene encoding polyribonucleotide nucleotidyltransferase, with product MFNKITKSFQYGNQTVTLETGEVARQASGSVIVSVDETVVLVAVVGGKNIKPGQDFFPLTVDYLERTYAAGKIPGGFFKREGKQSEKEVLTSRLIDRPIRPLFPEGFYHDVQIVATVLSLNPEVDSDIPAMIGASAALAISGLPFAGPIGAARVGYANGEYILNPTKTELATSAMDLVVAGTERAVLMVESEAKELSEAVMLGAVVFGHEQMQSAIKAINELADEVNPVMFDWAAPVQNEELIAQVRGIAGAKLAEAFRLRQKQARTVAINEAWGDVKAALINEETDTLKANEIKGIFKGLEAEIVRGQILAGEPRIDGRDTRTVRPISIRSNVLPRTHGSALFTRGETQGLVVTTLGTKQDEQIIDALAGEYTERFMLHYNFPPYSTGEAGRMGPPKRREIGHGRLAKRALIAVLPPETEFGYSMRVVSEITESNGSSSMASVCGGCLSLLSAGVPLKAHVAGIAMGLILEGNRFAVLTDILGDEDHLGDMDFKVAGTAEGITALQMDIKIQGITKEIMQVALAQAKEGREHILGLMKEAVDGPQELSAHAPRLYVMKINPEKIREVIGKGGETIRSITKDTGTEINIDEDGTITIASISGEGAEAAKKRIEEITVEVEVGKIYEGTVVKILDNNVGAIVSILPGKDGLVHISQIANERIKNVSDYLKEGQIVKVKAIEMDDRGRIRLSIKALLEDESKVARETADSFGLKTQQ
- the rpsO gene encoding 30S ribosomal protein S15; the encoded protein is MAMTATQKAEIVKNFQHKEGDTGSSEVQIALLTARINDLTPHFKANTKDHHSRRGLLKMVSRRRRLLDYLKRTDADSYRAVIARLGLRK